One genomic region from Jilunia laotingensis encodes:
- a CDS encoding primase-helicase family protein translates to MTKTKNEKEEFIRVGTTLYKLVNQPRLNGGYVRKRIVWNNETLRQDYGKDYLATVPKYDGFCTVPNHVDYRPVVDKFLNLYEPIEHCPQQGEFPCIQSLVRHIFGEQYELGMDYLQLLYLQPVQKLPILLLISEERNTGKSTFLNFLKALFQNNVTFNTNEDFRSQFNSDWAGKLLIVVDEVLLNRREDSERLKNLSTTLSYKVEAKGKDRDEIAFFAKFVLCSNNEYLPVIIDAGETRYWVRKIDRLQSDDTDFLQKLKAEIPAFLHFLQHRQLSTEKESRMWFAPSLLHTEALRKIIRSNRNRLEIEIHELILDIMDSVGTDTFSFCYNDLLLLLVHSQVKVEKYQVRKVLQECWKLTPASNGLTYTTYQFNYNRECRYEPIKRVGRFYTVTRKQLDSL, encoded by the coding sequence ATGACAAAAACAAAGAACGAAAAGGAGGAGTTTATCCGAGTGGGTACAACCCTCTACAAGTTAGTGAACCAGCCCCGTCTGAACGGTGGCTATGTGAGGAAACGCATTGTGTGGAACAACGAGACACTACGGCAGGACTATGGCAAGGACTATCTCGCCACCGTGCCGAAGTATGACGGTTTCTGTACAGTCCCAAACCATGTGGATTATCGTCCCGTGGTGGACAAGTTTCTCAACCTCTATGAGCCGATAGAGCATTGTCCACAGCAAGGCGAGTTTCCCTGCATCCAATCATTGGTTCGCCACATTTTCGGGGAGCAATACGAGTTAGGAATGGACTATCTGCAACTGCTCTACCTGCAACCCGTACAAAAACTGCCCATCCTGCTGTTGATATCGGAAGAACGCAATACGGGCAAGAGCACGTTCCTGAACTTTCTGAAAGCCCTCTTTCAGAACAATGTCACGTTCAACACCAACGAGGACTTCCGCAGCCAGTTCAATTCCGATTGGGCAGGAAAACTCCTTATCGTGGTGGATGAAGTGCTGCTCAACCGCAGGGAGGACAGCGAGCGGTTGAAGAACCTCAGTACAACTCTATCCTATAAAGTGGAAGCCAAAGGCAAAGACCGTGACGAGATAGCGTTCTTTGCCAAGTTTGTGCTGTGCTCCAACAACGAGTATCTGCCCGTAATCATAGATGCAGGAGAAACACGCTATTGGGTACGCAAGATAGACCGCTTGCAGTCCGATGATACCGACTTCCTGCAAAAGCTGAAAGCGGAGATACCTGCCTTTCTCCATTTCCTGCAACACAGACAGCTATCCACCGAAAAAGAAAGCCGTATGTGGTTTGCACCCTCGTTGTTGCATACCGAAGCCTTGCGGAAGATTATCCGCAGCAACCGCAACCGATTGGAGATAGAGATACACGAACTTATCCTTGACATCATGGACAGTGTCGGTACGGACACATTCTCGTTCTGTTACAACGACCTTCTTCTTTTGCTGGTACACTCACAGGTAAAGGTGGAGAAGTACCAAGTACGGAAAGTGCTGCAAGAGTGTTGGAAACTTACTCCGGCATCCAACGGACTTACCTATACGACCTACCAATTTAATTACAATCGGGAGTGCCGTTATGAGCCGATTAAGAGAGTTGGACGGTTCTATACAGTCACAAGGAAGCAACTTGACTCCCTGTAA
- a CDS encoding toprim domain-containing protein, whose product MNIQEAKQIRIADYLQSLGYTPVKQQGNSLWYKSPFREETEASFKVNTDRNLWFDYGLGKGGNIIALAEELYASDYVPYLLNKIAERVPHIRSVSFSFRQQASEPSFQHLEVGELTHPALLRYLQERGININLARLECKELHFIHNGKPYFAIGFPNVAGGYEVRNRFFKGCIAPKDISYIRQQGEQQEKCLVFEGMMDYLSFLTLRMKNCPTMPNLDGQDYVVLNSVANVSKAMDVLHGYERIHCLLDNDEAGRNAYLELAREFSGRIRDFSDNYNGHKDLNDYLCGKWQNVTVNPPPRTIVKPKKKGLGL is encoded by the coding sequence ATGAACATCCAAGAAGCAAAACAAATCAGAATTGCAGACTATCTGCAAAGTTTGGGCTACACGCCCGTCAAACAGCAAGGCAACAGCCTTTGGTACAAATCACCATTCCGGGAGGAAACGGAAGCCTCGTTCAAAGTGAACACCGACCGTAACCTGTGGTTCGATTACGGGCTTGGCAAAGGCGGTAACATCATCGCTTTGGCAGAGGAACTATACGCATCCGACTATGTGCCCTACTTGCTCAACAAGATAGCGGAGCGAGTACCGCACATCCGTTCCGTATCTTTCTCTTTTCGCCAGCAAGCATCCGAACCGAGTTTCCAGCATTTGGAGGTGGGAGAACTTACCCATCCTGCATTGCTCCGTTATTTGCAGGAAAGGGGAATAAACATCAACTTGGCAAGGCTGGAATGTAAGGAGCTGCACTTCATCCATAACGGCAAGCCCTATTTCGCCATCGGCTTTCCCAATGTTGCCGGAGGATATGAAGTGCGTAACCGTTTTTTCAAGGGTTGCATCGCACCCAAAGACATCAGTTATATACGCCAGCAAGGAGAACAGCAAGAGAAGTGTCTCGTGTTCGAGGGTATGATGGACTATCTGTCCTTCCTCACGTTGCGGATGAAGAACTGCCCGACCATGCCCAATCTTGATGGGCAGGATTATGTCGTTCTCAATTCGGTTGCCAATGTTTCCAAAGCAATGGATGTGCTGCATGGGTACGAGCGCATCCACTGCCTGCTTGACAATGACGAGGCTGGAAGAAATGCCTACTTGGAATTGGCAAGAGAGTTCAGCGGTCGTATCAGGGACTTCTCCGACAACTACAACGGACATAAAGACCTGAACGATTACCTATGCGGTAAGTGGCAGAATGTAACCGTTAATCCACCTCCACGAACCATCGTAAAACCCAAAAAGAAAGGACTTGGATTATAG
- a CDS encoding MobC family plasmid mobilization relaxosome protein produces the protein MEQNKERNKGGRPKKEATEKLKYRVAVKMATADYYRLLTRAHEAGVSPSEYMRGCFRNGHVKERLSEEHAGYIRQLCGMANNLNQLAHKANAGGFHDERWDCKVAVARIHELLTKIGI, from the coding sequence ATGGAACAGAACAAGGAACGTAACAAGGGTGGTCGCCCCAAGAAGGAAGCGACCGAGAAACTGAAATACCGTGTCGCGGTGAAGATGGCGACAGCCGACTACTACCGTCTGCTGACACGGGCGCATGAGGCTGGTGTATCACCGAGTGAATATATGAGGGGGTGTTTCCGGAACGGTCATGTGAAAGAACGACTGTCTGAGGAACACGCCGGATACATCCGCCAACTCTGTGGCATGGCGAACAATCTCAACCAGCTTGCGCACAAGGCTAACGCCGGAGGCTTCCACGATGAACGGTGGGACTGCAAGGTGGCAGTGGCAAGGATTCACGAACTCTTAACCAAGATAGGGATATGA
- a CDS encoding relaxase/mobilization nuclease domain-containing protein — MMAKIVKGSDFKGVVDYILDKGKNAQVVAYDGLFMENKETIAMSFNAQSLMNGNVAKPVGHIALSFSKEDEPRLTNCVMGGIALEYMERMGIKDTQFFIARHFDKEHPHVHIAFNRIDNNGNTISDRHERLRSTRICKELTLIYGLHMANGKENVKRNRLKEPDKTKYELYDILKTEVGICGNWGVLVANLKRQGVEVHFSHRGQTDEIQGVVFTKNGYHFNGSKVDRRFSYSKIDAALQSNRCRERKGMMTNEYEVATPSTPSSIAQSEFFNGSLGLLNGSDSSCNAADVEANQEMAEILRRKKKRKRGMRL; from the coding sequence ATGATGGCGAAAATCGTAAAGGGAAGCGACTTCAAGGGTGTGGTGGATTATATCCTTGATAAAGGAAAGAATGCCCAAGTTGTCGCATATGATGGCTTGTTTATGGAGAACAAGGAAACCATTGCCATGAGTTTCAATGCCCAGTCGCTGATGAACGGCAATGTGGCGAAACCTGTCGGGCATATCGCATTGAGTTTTTCCAAAGAGGATGAGCCACGTCTGACGAACTGTGTCATGGGAGGTATCGCACTTGAATATATGGAACGGATGGGAATCAAGGACACGCAGTTCTTCATCGCCCGTCATTTCGACAAGGAGCATCCGCACGTGCATATCGCCTTCAACCGCATAGACAACAACGGCAATACCATATCCGACAGGCACGAGCGTCTGCGCAGTACCCGTATCTGCAAGGAACTAACCTTGATATATGGCTTGCACATGGCAAACGGGAAGGAGAATGTCAAACGCAACCGATTGAAAGAGCCGGATAAGACAAAGTACGAGCTTTACGACATCCTTAAAACGGAAGTCGGCATATGTGGAAACTGGGGCGTGCTTGTCGCAAATCTAAAACGGCAAGGAGTGGAAGTGCATTTCAGCCACAGAGGACAGACGGACGAGATACAAGGCGTAGTGTTCACCAAGAACGGCTACCACTTCAACGGGTCCAAGGTGGATAGGCGTTTCAGCTATTCCAAGATTGACGCAGCTTTGCAGAGTAACAGATGCAGGGAACGGAAAGGAATGATGACCAACGAATATGAAGTTGCTACACCAAGTACACCATCCAGCATAGCACAAAGTGAGTTCTTCAACGGTTCATTGGGATTGCTGAACGGTAGTGATTCTTCTTGCAACGCTGCTGATGTAGAAGCCAATCAGGAAATGGCAGAGATACTTCGTAGAAAGAAGAAACGCAAACGAGGAATGAGATTGTAA
- a CDS encoding ArsR/SmtB family transcription factor encodes MDNKEYTTTQEQLARFAKAMGHPARMAILEFLIKQNTCFFGDIHEVLPISKATVSQHLKELKDAGLIQGEIETPKVKYCINRENWKIAGTVA; translated from the coding sequence ATGGATAATAAAGAATATACTACAACTCAAGAGCAACTTGCCCGGTTCGCCAAAGCAATGGGACATCCAGCGAGAATGGCAATTCTTGAATTTCTGATAAAGCAAAATACGTGTTTTTTCGGAGATATACATGAGGTACTGCCGATTTCTAAAGCAACTGTTTCTCAGCATCTGAAAGAGCTGAAAGATGCAGGATTGATACAGGGAGAAATAGAAACTCCCAAAGTAAAATACTGCATCAACCGTGAAAATTGGAAGATTGCCGGCACAGTTGCATAA